Proteins encoded together in one Papaver somniferum cultivar HN1 unplaced genomic scaffold, ASM357369v1 unplaced-scaffold_21, whole genome shotgun sequence window:
- the LOC113340349 gene encoding uncharacterized protein LOC113340349 produces the protein MAQNCAFLVCVVLFVFVGACVGVDLEVNATNQTINGGTQSAVGLNDSSVVVADDKEVKSDIQDKVVNQKVVKDDDPAKSNLSKEVDSKKDSVEVLTTNMNDSSKEVGEEKKKDEKEQWDVGKSDVEKVIKKEHKDGDSKPTRKENARGEECDPSNTCKDEKTGLIACLRVPGNDSPDYSLLIQNKGTSPLSINIAAPKYVRLEESTIKLLQKEDKKVKVTIGEGDNNTSIILSAGNGQCNLDFRDLVSHNSETQTSNSKKFSYTDLSSRASSILYISLAAMFLIGSIALCVKLRKRSTLSEELQKYQKLGMELPVTNTAIMTNVSPEVVADGWDNSWGDDSWDDEEAPKTPSLPLTPSLSSKGLAARRSSKEGWKD, from the exons ATGGCGCAGAATTGCGCCTTTTTGGTATGTGTTGTATTGTTCGTCTTTGTTGGGGCTTGCGTTGGTGTTGATTTAGAGGTGAATGCAACGAATCAAACTATCAATGGAGGTACACAAAGTGCCGTGGGGTTGAATGATAGTTCTGTTGTGGTAGCTGACGATAAAGAAGTGAAGAGTGATATTCAGGATAAAGTAGTTAACCAGAAAGTAGTTAAGGATGATGACCCTGCGAAGAGTAATTTGAGTAAGGAAGTGGATTCGAAAAAGGATTCTGTGGAGGTTTTGACAACTAACATGAATGATTCGAGTAAGGAAGTGGGGGAGGAGAAAAAGAAGGATGAGAAAGAGCAATGGGATGTTGGAAAATCGGATGTTGAGAAGGTAATTAAGAAGGAACATAAAGATGGGGATTCGAAGCCAACAAGGAAGGAGAATGCACGTGGCGAAGAATGTGATCCATCTAACACGTGCAAAGATGAGAAAACCGGTTTAATTGCATGTTTGCGAGTTCCTGGAAATG ATTCTCCAGATTATTCACTTCTGATTCAGAATAAGGGGACAAGCCCTCTCAGTATCAACATAGCTGCTCCTAAATATGTTCGGCTAGAGGAAAGTACCATTAAACTTCTACAAAAGGAAGACAAAAAG GTGAAAGTTACAATTGGAGAAGGCGACAACAACACATCAATCATTCTCTCAGCCGGTAATGGCCAATGTAATCTCGATTTCCGTGATTTAGTCTCGCACAATTCTGAGACACAGACGAGTAACTCGAAGAAATTTTCATACACTGACCTGAGTTCTCGAGCTTCTTCCATATTGTACATTTCTTTAGCAGCAATGTTTTTAATTGGATCAATTGCATTATGTGTTAAACTCCGAAAAAGAAGCACCCTCTCTGAAGAACTCCAGAAATATCAAAAACTGGGGATGGAACTTCCAGTTACCAATACGGCGATAATGACCAATGTATCGCCTGAAGTAGTAGCTGATGGATGGGATAACAGTTGGGGTGATGACAGTTGGGATGATGAAGAGGCGCCTAAAACGCCTTCACTGCCACTTACACCAAGTCTTTCTTCGAAAGGCCTTGCTGCTCGAAGATCTAGCAAAGAAGGGTGGaaggattaa
- the LOC113340205 gene encoding uncharacterized protein LOC113340205 produces the protein MKHLEEPLSMPEIQPSGQDSHESQGDEQNTPANDTPVADSGSVSISSNDSRKVSQKDIVLVQNLIEHCLQLYMNKDEVVKTLLNQAKIEPAFTALVWQKLEEENADFFKAYYTRLKLKKQIIMFNHLLEHQYHLMKYPAPPKLPLAPMQNGVHHMPVNKLPMGYPVLQQPPMPAAHQSHLDSMGHGLSSCHVVNGVPAHSNFHPMRMNSGSDMGMESTSAYAAPTIPPTSTMSSMSEMAMSPASVASNGQFPFTPSDISGMGVEASVLDNTFHSDIGSSVGLQLGLDSGDGNGNDSLRSFGQIPWNFSLSDLTADLSNLGDLGALGNYPGSPFLPSDSDLMLDSPSHEDLVQDFFVDNPVQGSQSDEEKPDI, from the exons ATGAAGCATTTGGAG GAGCCACTGAGCATGCCAGAAATACAACCCTCGGGGCAAGATTCGCATGAATCGCAAGGTGATGAACAAAATACTCCCGCAAACGATACTCCTGTAGCTGACTCGGGTTCTGTATCGATTTCAAGCAATGATTCACGGAAGGTTTCTCAGAAAGATATTGTACTT GTCCAGAATTTGATAGAACACTGTCTGCAGTTATATATGAACAAAGATGAAGTTGTGAAGACACTCTTGAATCAAGCAAAAATTGAGCCCGCGTTTACCGCTTTAG TGTGGCAGAAATTGGAAGAGGAGAATGCAGATTTTTTCAAGGCGTATTACACAAGGTTGAAACTTAAGAAACAGATTATTATGTTTAATCACTTGCTCGAGCATCAATACCATCTTATGAAGTATCCAGCACCGCCTAAGTTACCGTTGGCTCCAATGCAGAATGGGGTACATCATATGCCTG TTAATAAGTTACCTATGGGATACCCGGTGCTACAGCAACCTCCAATGCCAGCAGCTCATCAGTCCCACCTTGATTCCATGGGTCATGGGCTTTCAAGCTGTCACGTCGTAAATGGAGTTCCTGCACATAGCAATTTCCATCCAATGCGGATGAATTCTGGAAGCGA TATGGGAATGGAGAGCACTTCCGCTTATGCAGCGCCAACTATTCCCCCAACTAGTACCATGTCATCCATGTCGGAGATGGCCATGAGCCCTGCATCAGTAGCGTCCAACGGCCAGTTTCCATTTACTCCGTCAGATATATCAGGAATGGGTGTGGAAGCATCAGTACTTGATAACACATTTCATTCTGATATTGGGAGTTCAGTCGGGTTGCAGTTGGGACTAGACAGCGGAGATGGGAACGGAAATGATTCCCTCCGATCATTCGGCCAAATTCCTTGGAATTTCAGTCTTTCAGATCTTACTGCAGATTTATCAAACTTGGGAG ACCTTGGAGCGCTAGGAAACTATCCTGGTTCACCTTTCCTGCCTTCTGATTCAGACCTTATGCTCGACTCTCCATCACACGAGGATTTAG TTCAGGATTTCTTTGTCGATAATCCAGTACAAGGATCTCAGTCGGATGAAGAGAAACCTGACATATAG
- the LOC113339927 gene encoding cyclic nucleotide-gated ion channel 1-like: MSYGKEEKFVRFQDWTSEPSLNNDRRFSDRDGSSNSGSLKSKVNLVSEKIRTGFTQGFRGIGNSMNLDPQRESRVSEDPRFNTQNSESAKRMLDPQGTFLQKWNKIFVLSCVLAVSLDPLFFYIPVIDGKKKCLSVDKRLETAACVLRFFTDIFYVLHIIFQFRTGFIAPWTRVFGRGVLVEDPVAIAKRYLTTYFLIDILAVLPLPQVVILIIIPKMRGSAALNTKNLLRFIVLIQYVPRLIRIYPLYKDVTRTSGIITETAWVGAAFNLFLFMLAGHIFGALWYLFSIERNDTCWRRACGVTTNNCDTKDLYCGNSSKENLFLNKFCSFTEPNVNTTLFNYGIFLDALQSGVVESRNFWEKLFYCLWWGLRSLSSLGQNLETSTYVWEILFAVLISIVGLVLFALLIGNMQTYLQSNTVRLEEMRVKRRDAEQWMSHRLLPEPLRERIRRYEQYRWQETRGVDEQNLLYNLPKDLRRDIKRHLCLALLTRVPMFEKMDEQLLDAMCERLKPVLYTEESYIVREGDPVDEMLFIMRGKLLTVTTNGGRTGFFNSEQLKAGDFCGEELLTWALDPQTTANLPISTRTVRALSEVEGFALVADDLKFVASQFRRLHSKQLRHTFRFYSQQWRTWGACFIQAAWRRHCKKKLEESLRAEEDRLQNALAKGSGSSPSLGATIYASRFAANALRALRRNGARKARVADRVPPMLLQKPAEPDFTAEQ, from the exons ATGAGTTACGGCAAGGAAGAGAAGTTTGTAAG GTTTCAGGATTGGACTTCGGAGCCATCTTTAAACAATGACAGGAGGTTTTCTGATAGAGATGGATCCTCTAATTCAGGAAGCCTTAAATCGAAAGTGAACTTGGTTTCAGAAAAGATTCGAACGGGCTTCACTCAGGGGTTTCGAGGGATTGGTAATTCAATGAACCTTGATCCTCAGAGGGAATCGAGAGTCTCTGAAGATCCTAGATTCAACACTCAGAATTCTGAATCAGCAAAGCGAATGCTTGACCCTCAGGGAACATTTCTTCAAAAGTGGAATAAGatatttgttttgtcatgtgTGCTCGCTGTATCCTTGGATCCCTTGTTCTTTTACATCCCAGTTATTGACGGCAAGAAGAAGTGCCTCAGTGTTGATAAGAGGTTGGAAACCGCAGCTTGTGTTCTGCGTTTTTTCACTGATATATTTTACGTGCTTCATATTATCTTCCAATTTCGCACTGGTTTTATTGCTCCATGGACTCGAGTTTTTGGAAGGGGTGTGTTGGTTGAAGATCCCGTTGCTATCGCCAAACGATACTTAACAACATACTTTCTGATTGACATCCTCGCAGTCCTTCCTCTCCCGCAGGTGGTAATTCTAATTATTATTCCTAAAATGAGAGGCTCTGCAGCTCTGAATACAAAGAACTTGCTGCGGTTCATTGTCCTAATCCAATATGTCCCGAGATTGATTCGAATATATCCATTGTATAAAGATGTTACTAGAACTTCGGGTATAATCACTGAAACAGCTTGGGTTGGTGCCGCTTTCAATCTTTTCCTCTTTATGCTTGCAGGTCAT ATTTTTGGAGCCTTGTGGTACCTCTTTTCGATCGAGAGAAACGATACATGCTGGCGAAGGGCATGCGGAGTTACCACTAATAACTGTGATACCAAGGATCTATATTGTGGAAACAGTAGTAAAGAAAATCTATTTCTAAATAAATTTTGCTCCTTCACTGAACCAAACGTAAACACAACTCTGTTCAATTACGGAATTTTCCTTGATGCTCTTCAGTCAGGAGTAGTGGAATCAAGAAATTTTTGGGAAAAGTTGTTTTACTGTTTATGGTGGGGATTACGAAGTTTAAG TTCCCTTGGTCAAAATCTCGAAACAAGTACTTATGTATGGGAGATTCTATTTGCGGTCTTAATATCAATCGTTGGCTTGGTTTTATTTGCTCTCCTTATCGGAAACATGCAG ACATATCTACAGTCAAATACTGTtagattagaagaaatgagagtgaAACGGCGAGATGCAGAGCAGTGGATGTCACACAGATTACTCCCTGAACCTCTGCGAGAGCGGATCAGGAGGTATGAGCAGTACAGATGGCAAGAAACAAGGGGTGTCGATGAACAGAATTTGCTCTATAACCTTCCGAAAGACTTGAGGAGAGACATCAAGCGCCATCTCTGTTTGGCGTTGCTGACAAGA GTGCCAATGTTTGAAAAAATGGATGAACAACTACTGGATGCTATGTGTGAGCGTCTCAAACCGGTATTATACACAGAAGAAAGTTACATAGTGCGAGAGGGTGATCCTGTTGACGAAATGCTCTTCATCATGAGGGGAAAACTATTGACTGTTACCACCAATGGTGGAAGAACAGGATTCTTCAACTCCGAGCAACTCAAAGCCGGGGACTTTTGTGGTGAAGAATTACTTACATGGGCTCTTGATCCTCAAACTACTGCCAACCTCCCAATCTCTACCCGAACTGTTCGAGCTCTGTCAGAAGTCGAAGGTTTTGCCCTTGTTGCAGATGACCTTAAATTCGTGGCTTCTCAATTTCGAAGGCTTCACAGTAAGCAACTTAGGCATACTTTTAGGTTCTACTCGCAACAATGGAGAACATGGGGAGCCTGTTTCATACAAGCAGCTTGGCGAAGACACTGTAAGAAGAAACTCGAGGAATCTCTACGTGCAGAAGAGGATAGATTGCAGAATGCATTGGCTAAAGGAAGTGGGAGTTCACCAAGTCTTGGTGCAACTATATATGCTTCACGTTTTGCAGCAAATGCCTTGCGTGCATTGCGCAGAAATGGTGCAAGGAAAGCCAGGGTTGCTGATAGAGTACCTCCGATGCTACTTCAGAAACCTGCTGAACCTGATTTTACAGCTGAACAATAG